GCCGTGGTGGCCTGCGGCGTGGCGGGAAAGGCGATTGTTTCTGCCTGTATGGCGGCTCGGATCTTGAACAACTCGGCCGAGAGGTTTTGCGTGCTGCCGGCGGCGATGGTGCCGATGTTCAGCCTCCCCGGCTCCGCCCGCATCCGTGCCAGCAGCGCCGCAAGGTCCCGCGGCCCGTCCGGCTTCACCAGCACGACGATGGGGAAGGCGCCGAGGGTGACGACGGGGGTGAAGTCCCGAAGCGGATCGAAGGGCAGGTTGCGGAAGAGGGAACGGCTGATGGCCGTACCGTTGGTGGCGGCCATCAGCGTGTGCCCGTCCGCCTCCGCGCCCAGGAGCTGCTGCGCCGCGACAATGCCTCCCGCGCTGGGGCGGTTGTCGATCACCACGGGCTGCCCGATCCGCTCGGACAGCCGGTTCCCGACGGTCCGCACGGTCAGGTCCGCGACCCCCCCGGCCGCGAAGGGGACGACGATGCGGACGGGGCGCGAGGGGGACCAGCCGGTGGGCTGGGCCGCGGCGGGCTCTGCGCGAACCGCGGCCGCGGCCAGCGCGCCGAGCAGGGTGCGACGGCCATGCGGCCAGCCGGTCGTAATCAGCATGACGTCCCTCCCCTTCGTTCAATCGGCCCTGATGCCGGCGTTGCGGATGACCTCGCCCCAGCGCTCGCGGTCCCGCGCCAGTTGCGCGGCGAAGGCGGCGTCTCCCGGCAGGGGCTCAAGCCCCGCATGGGCCAGGCGCTCCCGGAACGGCTCCTCCTTCGCCACCGCGTCCACGGCGGCGGCCCAGGCGGCACGCGCCCGGGCGCGGCGGCACCGAGGAGGCGGCGCGGGATGGAGGGCATGTCCTTCTCCCTTTTCTGGCTGTCCACGATCAGTCCGGCCGCATGCCGGAGACGCGGACCACCTCGCCCCACCGCGCGCGCTCCGCGGCGATGTAGGCGCCGAACTCCTCCGGCGTGCCGGGTCGGGCCTCAGCCCCCTCGGAGGCGAGGCGCGGGCGCAGGCGATCTCCCGTCAGAATGCGGGCGCAAGCCCGGTTCAGCCGCTCGATCGCCGCGCGCGGGGTGCCGGCGGGGGCCACGAGCCCGTACCATTGCACCGCCTCGAAGCCCGGGAGCACGGCCTCTGCCAGGGTCGGCAGCCCCGGCTCCGAGGGCAGGCGGGTGAGGGAGGAGACGCCGAGCGCGCGAAGCTGCCCGGCGCGCACCGGCGGCAGGGCGGGTGGGCCGCCCGTCAGCGTTGCACCGATCGTTCCGGCGAGGAGATCGGTCATCATCGGCGCCGTGCCGCGATAAGGGATGTGTTCCAGCTCGATCCCCGCCGCGCGGGAAAAGGCGACCATGGCGATGTGCGCGGCGGACCCGTTGCCGCCCGAGCCGTAGGAGATGCCGCGCGGCCGCGCGCGGGCCAGCGCGATGAAGTTCCGGGCGTTCCCCACGTTCAGCGACGGGTGCACCACCAGCACGTTGGGCACCACGGCGGCCAGGACCACCGGGTCGAAGGCCGTGGCGGTGTCGAAGGACAGGCCGCGGTACAGGCCGGGGTTCACCGCCAGCGTACCGACATGCCCCATCAGCAGCGTGTGGCCATCGGGCGCCGCGCGTGCCACGGCCTCCGTGCCGATGGTTCCGCCGGCGCCGCCACGGTTCTCCACGATCACGGGCTGGCCCAGCGCTTCGGGCAGCTCGTTGGCGACGGCACGCGCCAGGATGTCGGAACTGCCGCCGGGGGTGAAGGGCACCACCAGCCGGATCGGGCGCTGCGGCCAAGCGCCTTGCGCGCGCAGCAGGGCCGGGGCCGCCAGCAGGCCGCCGCCCGCAATCGCCGCCCGGCGTCCGACGTGACACCCGCTCATTGGACGCGGATGTTCCGGGCGCGCACGAAGTCACGCCACTTCGCGTTCTCCGCCGCGAAGTAGCCCGGCCACTCCTCCACCGGGCGCACGCCCGGCGTGACGGTCAGGCTGTCCAGGCGCGGCTTCAGCTCCGGGGCGGCCAAGGCCGCGGCGCAGGCAGCGTTCAACCGGCGGAGCAACGGCTCCGGCGTGCCGGCAGGGGCGAGGAGGGCGACGTGCTCCACCACTTCGAAGCCGCCATAGCCCAGCTCCTCGAAGGTGGGCACCTCGGGCGCGAGGGGGGACCGCACGCGCATGGTGTTGGCCAGCGCGCGCAGGTCGCCAGAGGCGATAAAGGACATCACCGCGGCGCCCGGCATGAAGAGCATGTCCGCCTCGCCCGCCAGCACGGCCTGAATGGCCGGGCCGCCGCCGCGATAGCCGATCTCGGCAACCTCGAGCCCCGCCATCTGCAGGAACAGTTCCGTGACGAGATGGGAGGTCGCGCCGACACCGGCGTTGGCGTAGACCTTGCGCGCGCCCGGTGCTTTGACCATCGCCACGTAGTCCGCAACGCTGCGCGCGGGGGAGTTCCGCGGCACCAGCATGAAGAGAGGCGAGGAGGCCAGGAGCCCCGCGCCGGCGAAGTCCCGCTCCTGGCTGTAGTTCGTCTGGTACAGGTGCGGCGCCACGGCGTAGGTGCTGTTGGGGGCCAGCACCACCGTGTAGCCGTCCGGCCGCGCGCGGGCGGCGGTAGCCATGCCGATGGTACCGTTGGCGCCGCCCCGGTTGTCCACCACGACGGAGCGGCCGAGATCCTGCGACAGCCGCGCGGCCAGCACGCGCGCGAAGGTGTCGGTCGGGCCGCCCGCCGGCCAGGGCACGATCATCGTGACCGGACGACTGGGATACGCTCCCTCCTGCGCCAGGGCTGGTGCGGCGAGACCCGCGAGGGCGGCGGTGCCGAGTATCCGGCGGGTGACTGTCATGGTTCGTTTCCCGTGCCTTGCCTGGTTTGCCTTCTAGGGAACCGTCAGCGGCGTCCCGTCCCAGATCTCGTCGAGGTTGAGGGCCCGCCTGGTCAGCCCCTGATCGGCGCAGAGCCGCGCGGCGAGGAGGAGGGCCGGGGCGAGGCCCGCGCGACCGCCCGGCGGGGTCCTGCCTCCGAGGAGCCGCACGATCTCCGGCGCGATCTCCGGATGCGCCGCCGCCACGTCGCGCCGAAGCACGAGCAGGTGATTCACCGGCACGAAGCCATGGGCGGTGCGGAACGTCTTCGCCGCCGCTCCCGGGTCGGGGAAGACGGTGCGGAGCGGTTCGCCCTGCGGCAGGTCGTTTCCGAAGACCGCGGCGTCCAGCGCGCCGCCGCGCAGCATGGCCAGCATGTCCGATCCCGCCGGGGCGCGCTCCGCCCAGGGCGGGTCGCGGTAGCCGGGCTCGTGCGCGTCCTCGAAGGTCACCCACCGCACGGCGCCCGGCGGCACGCCCGCATCCGCCAGCGCGCCGCGCAGCCACATCCCCGTCGTCTGGCTGTAGGCGCGCACGCCGACGCGGCGGCCCGCGATGTCGGTAGGTCCCCGCAGCGGGCTCTCCGCAGGGCAGAGCAGCGCGCCCTCCTGGAAGCGCGCGGCCATCACCACGGGCAGCAGCACCAGCGGCCGCCCGGCCTCCTTCGCCATCAAGAAGGTGGCGATCGCCATCTCCGAAAGGTCGAAGCGACCCTCGCGCACCATGGGCGCGAAGGCGCGGTTCACGGGACTGATCCCGGCATCCTCGATCCGCAGGATTGGCGAGGCCGCGGTGCCGTCCAGCACCGCCGCGCTGTGTGGGTACCGGCCGATGGCGGCCCGCAGGGTGACGGGCTCAGCCATCCTCGTACTGCAGCCCCTTCTTCGCCAGGGCCTCCCGCATTCCATAGATGTCGAGGCCGAGTTCCCCGGCCTTCAGCCGCGTACGGGTCGCCTCCTCCTTGCGCTCGCGCGCGCCGGAAGCGGCGAGAACGGCCTCGGCCTCCTCCCGGCGCACCACCACCACGCCGTCGTCGTCCGCCGCCACGAGGTCGCCCGGATTCACGAGCTGCCCGGCGATGACGAGCGGCATGTTCACCGAGCCCAGCGTCTCCTTCACCGTGCCCTGAGGGGAGACGGCACGGGACCAAACGGGGAAGCCCATGGCCTCCAGCGCCGCCAAGTCGCGGCACCCCGCCTCGATCACCAGCCCCACCACGCCGCGAGCCTGGAGGGAGCAGGCCAGAAGCTCCCCGAAGTAGCCGGCATCGGAGGGCGAGGTGGGCGCGACAACGAGGATGTCACCGGGCCGGCACACCTCCACCGCCACGTGGATCATCCAGTTGTCGGCGGGCGGGAGGGAGACGGTGACGGCGCTGCCGGTCGCCCGGCCGCGCGGCCAGGCAGGGCGCATGTGGGAGGCGAGGCATCCGCGCCGGCCCTGCGCCTCGTGGATGGTGGCGGTGCCGTAGGGGGCGAAGCGCGCGGCCAGTTCCGGCGCGACGCGGGGCGGGTTGCGGCGGACGAGGTGGACCGGCCCGGCCCCGGCGGAGACGCTCACCGTCCCTGCCCCCGCAGGATGGCGTCCAGCCGGGGGTAGACGCGGCGGGCATTGCCCTCGAACACCTTGCGCTTGTCGGCCTCGGGGATCGTCAGCGCGTCGATGTAGCGCTTGGTATCGTCGAAGTGGTGGCCCGTCTCCGGGTCGATCCCGCGCACGGCGCCGACCATCTCGGACCCGAACAGGATGTTATCCACGTCAATCACCCGGAAGAGCAGGTCGATGCCGGGCTGGTGGTACACGCAGGTGTCGAAGAAGACGTTGCGCATGATGTGCTCGGACAGAGGCGGGCGCTTCAGCATGTCCGCCAACCCCCGGTAGCGGCCCCAGTGGTAGGGGACCGCGCCGCCGCCGTGCGGGATGATGAAGCGCAGCGTCGGGAAGTCGCGGAACAGGTCGCCTTCCAGGAATTGCATGAAGGCGGTCGTATCGGCGTTGATGTAGTGAGCGCCGGTCGCATGGAAATTATGGTTGCAGGACCCCGAGACGTGGATCATCGCCGGCACGTCCAGCTCCACCATCTTCTCGAAGAAGGGATACCAGGCGCGGTCGGTCAGCGGCGGACCGGACCAGTGCCCGCCGGAGGGATCGGGGTTCAGGTTGCAGCCGATAAAGCCCATCTCCGTCACGCAGCGCTCCAGCTCCGCGATGGAGTGGGTGATGGAGACGCCCGGCGACTGCGGTAGCTGGCAGACGCCCACGAAGGACTGCGGGTAGAGGTCCACCACGCGGCGGATCAGGTCGTTGCAGTGTCGGGTCCAGGCCTGGCTCACCGCCTCGTCGCCGACGTGGTGCGCCATGGTGGAGGCACGGGGGGAGAAGATCGTCAGGTCCGCGCCGCGCTCGCGCAGCAGGCGCAGCTGGTTCTTCTCCACCGACTCCCGGATCTCGTCGTCCGAGATGCCGGGATAGGCGGGGTCGGTATCCCCGCCGGCCTTGAAGGCCGCCTTCTGGCTGTCTCGCCAAGCGTCGTGCGCGGTAGGAGCCGTGGTGTAATGGCCGTGGCAGTCGATGATCATCGACCGTCCTCCATCGATGGGCAGGGATGGGTGGTCACGAGGCGATCCCCGTGGCGGAGAGATCGTCGGGTTCCTTCTCCGGCAGGGGCGGGGTGCCGTGGGTGTGGAAGCTGGCGATGGTCTGCAGCCCCCAGGCCTGTCCGCGCTTCCGCTCCGCCTCGGTCCAGGTGATCGTCCGCCAGTCGGGCGCGAGGATGAGGCGCGCGCCGGCATGGGCCACCTCCACCCGGTTGCCGCCCGGCTCGTAGACATAGAGGAAGAAGGTCTGCTGCACGGCGTGCTTGTGCGGCCCCGTCTCGATGTGGACGCCCGCCTCCAGGAAGGCGTCGGCGGCCTGCAGTACGGCCTCGCGGCTATCCAGCGCGAAGGTGACGTGGTGGAAGCGGCCCGGCACGCCGTGCGCCTCCTTCGTGAAGGCGAAGTCGTAGGACTTGTTGTTGGAGGTGAGCCACATGCCCGCCTCCTCCCCGCTGTCCAGCTCGATCCGCTCCGTGCAGCGCAGGCCGAGGTTGCGCTGGAAGAACTCGCGGTTGGCGCGCACGTCCACGGCGAGACAGTTGAAGTGGTCGATCCGCCGCACGTTCACGCCGCGCGCCGGGAAGCGCTCCGCCTGGTTCTTGAGGGAGGGGCGGCGATCCGGCGGCGCCTCGTACCACTCCGTGCGCCAGTAGAGCTCGAAGACGTGCCCGTCCGGGTCGCGGAAGCGCCAGCCCGTGCCGTGGCCGAGATTGTCCTCCTGCGGCCACACCTCCACCCCGTCGGCCCGCAACGCGGCCAGGCGCCGCTCCAGCGCCGCGGCGCTGCGGGTGCGGAACGCGGCATGGCCCAGGCCGGAAGTGTGAGAGGCGGTGAGCTGGAGGGAGTAGCGCTCGTAGTCGTCCCAGCCGCGGAGGAAGACGCTGTTGCCCTTTCGGCCGCTCTCCGTCATGCCCATTACCTCGGTGAAGAAGCGCAGGCTCTCCTCGGGCCTCGGCGTCAGCAGTTCGACGTGGCCCAGATGGGCAATGTCCATCACGGGCTCGGGCGCATCCATCGCGGTTTCCTCCCGCCCGCCCCTGGCCCAGGGTGCAACCCCGGATCCGGCGCGGAACCGGGTGGACCTTAGGAGCCGGAGTGGCGACGCGTCCTATTGGTTTTCCGGCGCGAGATATCAGCATCCGGCATATCAGCGAGGCCTCGTGCCGCGATCTCCCTCAGGGTCTCGTGCAGGGCGGTGATGAAGGCGTCCACAGCAGGCGAAAGGCTCCCCCCGCGCGGCAGGACCAGCCCTGCGGGGCGGGGCGGGGAGGCGGCGGCCAGGGGTAGCACGCGCAGCGAGCCCCGCAGGAGATCCCCCAGCATCATCAACCGCGGCATCACGGCGATGCTGTCCGTCGCCAGCAGCATCTCCCGCAACAGGCCGTAAGACGAGGACCGCAGCGGCGCCCCGGCGACGGGACCGAGCAAAGAGAGGAAGGCTTCAATCTCCTGGCCGATTCTCTGGCTCATGGTCGGTAGAACGAGGCCGTAGGGCGCGAGGTCGGCCAAACCCGGCGCCGCCTGCAGTTGCAGCAGGGGATGCTCCGCACGCACGAGGAGTGAAATGGGCTCGTCCCACAGCGCCTCTCGGCGGAAGCCGTCCGGCGTGGACGGTGGGTAGAGTCGGCCAACGATGAAATCGATCTCGCGCTCTGCCAGCAGGGGCAGCAGTTCCTCCGACCGTCCCTGCTCCAGGCGCAATCGGATGCCGGGCTGAGCAGCGCGCAACCGTAGGAGCACGCCGGGCAGGATACCGACCGCGGAGACAGGCAGCACGCCCACCGCCAGCGTATCCCCGCCATCGATCGCATCCAGCTCCTCCTCGGCCCGATGAACCTCAGCCCGCACACGCTTTGCCAGCCGAGTTATCGCCAGGCCGGCGCGAGTGGGGCGGACGCCGCGTGCGTGCCGCTCGAAAAGCGGGGTGCCGACGATGTCCTCCAATTCGCGGAGGCTCCGGGAGAGGGCAGGCTGACCAACCCCCAGGGCCGTAGAGGCGCGTAACAGGCTGCCGTGGGCCTGCAGCGCCTCCGCCACTCGCAGCAGTGGAAGCTTCAGCCGACGATCGAGGAAGCGAGAAGGCATGAGGAACGTCCAGATGAGTTAGCGGCGTTTAGGTACTTTCGACATTCGCCAGGTGGAGTGTTCCCCGTCAAACCGGACAGGTGACTGGGGTGGACGAGTGGCTGGCGATGAACTCACGGGGTGAGAGCATGCGCAAGCCGGGGTGAGGATGGACGGCGTTGTAACCGTTGAACGAGGCAGGGGGTGCTCGACACAGGCGAGCATCATGTCGCGGA
This genomic window from Pararoseomonas sp. SCSIO 73927 contains:
- a CDS encoding ABC transporter substrate-binding protein; this translates as MAEPVTLRAAIGRYPHSAAVLDGTAASPILRIEDAGISPVNRAFAPMVREGRFDLSEMAIATFLMAKEAGRPLVLLPVVMAARFQEGALLCPAESPLRGPTDIAGRRVGVRAYSQTTGMWLRGALADAGVPPGAVRWVTFEDAHEPGYRDPPWAERAPAGSDMLAMLRGGALDAAVFGNDLPQGEPLRTVFPDPGAAAKTFRTAHGFVPVNHLLVLRRDVAAAHPEIAPEIVRLLGGRTPPGGRAGLAPALLLAARLCADQGLTRRALNLDEIWDGTPLTVP
- a CDS encoding amidohydrolase family protein — its product is MIIDCHGHYTTAPTAHDAWRDSQKAAFKAGGDTDPAYPGISDDEIRESVEKNQLRLLRERGADLTIFSPRASTMAHHVGDEAVSQAWTRHCNDLIRRVVDLYPQSFVGVCQLPQSPGVSITHSIAELERCVTEMGFIGCNLNPDPSGGHWSGPPLTDRAWYPFFEKMVELDVPAMIHVSGSCNHNFHATGAHYINADTTAFMQFLEGDLFRDFPTLRFIIPHGGGAVPYHWGRYRGLADMLKRPPLSEHIMRNVFFDTCVYHQPGIDLLFRVIDVDNILFGSEMVGAVRGIDPETGHHFDDTKRYIDALTIPEADKRKVFEGNARRVYPRLDAILRGQGR
- a CDS encoding LysR substrate-binding domain-containing protein, translated to MPSRFLDRRLKLPLLRVAEALQAHGSLLRASTALGVGQPALSRSLRELEDIVGTPLFERHARGVRPTRAGLAITRLAKRVRAEVHRAEEELDAIDGGDTLAVGVLPVSAVGILPGVLLRLRAAQPGIRLRLEQGRSEELLPLLAEREIDFIVGRLYPPSTPDGFRREALWDEPISLLVRAEHPLLQLQAAPGLADLAPYGLVLPTMSQRIGQEIEAFLSLLGPVAGAPLRSSSYGLLREMLLATDSIAVMPRLMMLGDLLRGSLRVLPLAAASPPRPAGLVLPRGGSLSPAVDAFITALHETLREIAARGLADMPDADISRRKTNRTRRHSGS
- a CDS encoding tripartite tricarboxylate transporter substrate binding protein, with product MSGCHVGRRAAIAGGGLLAAPALLRAQGAWPQRPIRLVVPFTPGGSSDILARAVANELPEALGQPVIVENRGGAGGTIGTEAVARAAPDGHTLLMGHVGTLAVNPGLYRGLSFDTATAFDPVVLAAVVPNVLVVHPSLNVGNARNFIALARARPRGISYGSGGNGSAAHIAMVAFSRAAGIELEHIPYRGTAPMMTDLLAGTIGATLTGGPPALPPVRAGQLRALGVSSLTRLPSEPGLPTLAEAVLPGFEAVQWYGLVAPAGTPRAAIERLNRACARILTGDRLRPRLASEGAEARPGTPEEFGAYIAAERARWGEVVRVSGMRPD
- a CDS encoding 4-carboxy-4-hydroxy-2-oxoadipate aldolase/oxaloacetate decarboxylase, which produces MSVSAGAGPVHLVRRNPPRVAPELAARFAPYGTATIHEAQGRRGCLASHMRPAWPRGRATGSAVTVSLPPADNWMIHVAVEVCRPGDILVVAPTSPSDAGYFGELLACSLQARGVVGLVIEAGCRDLAALEAMGFPVWSRAVSPQGTVKETLGSVNMPLVIAGQLVNPGDLVAADDDGVVVVRREEAEAVLAASGARERKEEATRTRLKAGELGLDIYGMREALAKKGLQYEDG
- a CDS encoding tripartite tricarboxylate transporter substrate-binding protein, which produces MLITTGWPHGRRTLLGALAAAAVRAEPAAAQPTGWSPSRPVRIVVPFAAGGVADLTVRTVGNRLSERIGQPVVIDNRPSAGGIVAAQQLLGAEADGHTLMAATNGTAISRSLFRNLPFDPLRDFTPVVTLGAFPIVVLVKPDGPRDLAALLARMRAEPGRLNIGTIAAGSTQNLSAELFKIRAAIQAETIAFPATPQATTALLRGDVDAVFEISAPVLGQIRAGAVRAVGVTTATRAATLPDVPTAAEAGVRDYDVASWNALVARIGTPPAVTEAMNRAVNDVLADPATRDALAGQGIEVQGGTQQAMGELLRTDTARWAEVIEKAGIERQ
- a CDS encoding tripartite tricarboxylate transporter substrate binding protein; the encoded protein is MTVTRRILGTAALAGLAAPALAQEGAYPSRPVTMIVPWPAGGPTDTFARVLAARLSQDLGRSVVVDNRGGANGTIGMATAARARPDGYTVVLAPNSTYAVAPHLYQTNYSQERDFAGAGLLASSPLFMLVPRNSPARSVADYVAMVKAPGARKVYANAGVGATSHLVTELFLQMAGLEVAEIGYRGGGPAIQAVLAGEADMLFMPGAAVMSFIASGDLRALANTMRVRSPLAPEVPTFEELGYGGFEVVEHVALLAPAGTPEPLLRRLNAACAAALAAPELKPRLDSLTVTPGVRPVEEWPGYFAAENAKWRDFVRARNIRVQ
- a CDS encoding catechol 2,3-dioxygenase — translated: MDAPEPVMDIAHLGHVELLTPRPEESLRFFTEVMGMTESGRKGNSVFLRGWDDYERYSLQLTASHTSGLGHAAFRTRSAAALERRLAALRADGVEVWPQEDNLGHGTGWRFRDPDGHVFELYWRTEWYEAPPDRRPSLKNQAERFPARGVNVRRIDHFNCLAVDVRANREFFQRNLGLRCTERIELDSGEEAGMWLTSNNKSYDFAFTKEAHGVPGRFHHVTFALDSREAVLQAADAFLEAGVHIETGPHKHAVQQTFFLYVYEPGGNRVEVAHAGARLILAPDWRTITWTEAERKRGQAWGLQTIASFHTHGTPPLPEKEPDDLSATGIAS